A window of Apium graveolens cultivar Ventura chromosome 8, ASM990537v1, whole genome shotgun sequence contains these coding sequences:
- the LOC141678006 gene encoding protease Do-like 10, mitochondrial isoform X2 — protein MVLLKCIVNRTVRKLQLSSLNLSRRGRLHCHRSLTSCDNNYYIESVNKLLVCNRTTSRTLCSSTSSSSIANEKISVAAAAAAAAAAAASSVVVDTDVYSAVELALDSVVKIFTVSSTPNYSLPWQNKSQRESTGSGFVIYGNRILTNAHVVADHTFVLVRKHGSPTKHRATVHAIGHECDLAILVVQNHDFWDGMNSLNLGDVPFLQEGVSVVGYPQGGDNISVTKGVVSRVEPTQYVHGATQLLAIQIDAAINPGNSGGPAIMGKKVAGVAFQNLSGAENIGYIIPIPIVKHFLAGVEESGNYVGFCSLGLSCQPTENVQLREYFRMRPDMTGVLVSKINPLSDAHKILKKDDIVLAFDSIPIANDGTVHFRNRERITFDHLVSMKKPNETAAVKVLRNGEEHELTITLRPVLMDDINAGYERLAELQVKKVNGIEIENLAQLCRLVGECKEENIRFDLDDDRVIVLNYDRAEVATSQILKRHRISSAMSIDLVSQQDVRR, from the exons ATGGTGCTACTTAAATGTATTGTTAACCGCACTGTTCGCAAGCTTCAATTGTCATCGTTAAATCTGAGTCGTCGGGGTCGTCTTCATTGTCATCGTTCCTTAACAAGCTGTGATAATAATTACTACATTGAATCTGTAAACAAATTGTTGGTTTGTAATAGAACAACAAGTCGAACGCTATGTAGTAGTACTAGTAGTAGTAGTATTGCAAATGAGAAGATAAGTGTAGCAGCAGCCGCAGCCGCAGCCGCAGCAGCAGCAGCTAGTAGTGTTGTAGTTGACACTGATGTGTATTCTGCTGTAGAGCTTGCGCTTGATTCTGTTGTTAAGATTTTTACTGTTTCCAGCACTCCTAATTATTCTCTTCCCTGGCAGAATAAGTCTCAGCGAGAGTCTACCGGTTCTG GGTTTGTTATATATGGCAACCGCATTCTTACCAATGCTCACGTTGTGGCTGATCATACTTTTGTACTTGTGAGAAAGCACGGTTCTCCTACAAAGCATAGAGCCACTGTCCATGCCATCGGCCATGAATGTGACCTGGCTATTCTGGTTGTTCAAAATCATGACTTTTGGGACGGAATGAATTCATTGAATCTTGGTGATGTTCCATTTTTGCAAGAAGGTGTTTCTGTCGTTGGTTACCCTCAAG GTGGAGACAATATCTCTGTTACAAAAGGGGTTGTTTCCAGAGTTGAACCTACACAATATGTGCATGGCGCTACTCAACTCCTTGCAATACAGATTGATGCCGCTATCAACCCAGGAAATAGTGGAGGCCCAGCAATCATGGGCAAGAAGGTTGCTGGTGTAGCTTTTCAAAACCTTTCTGGTGCAGAGAACATAGG TTATATAATACCAATCCCTATCGTCAAACATTTCTTGGCCGGTGTGGAAGAAAGCGGAAATTATGTCGGATTCTGTTCTTTGGGTTTGTCATGCCAGCCTACTGAAAATGTTCAACTTCGTGAATACTTCCGAATGCGTCCCGACATGACTGGGGTGCTTGTTAGTAAAATCAACCCACTATCTGATGcacataagatattaaaaaaggATGACATTGTGCTTGCTTTTGATAGTATACCCATAGCAAATGATGGAACAG TTCATTTTCGTAACAGAGAGCGGATAACCTTTGATCATCTGGTTTCAATGAAGAAACCCAATGAAACTGCTGCAGTTAAAGTATTAAGGAACGGTGAAGAGCATGAATTAACCATTACCCTCCGTCCA GTGCTAATGGATGATATTAATGCGGGTTACGAGCGTCTAGCTGAATTACAG GTGAAAAAAGTTAATGGGATTGAAATTGAGAATTTGGCACAGTTATGCCGGCTTGTTGGTGAATGCAAGGAAGAGAATATAAGATTTGATCTGGATGATGACAGGGTTATTGTTTTAAATTATGATCGAGCGGAAGTAGCCACTTCTCAAATCTTGAAACGGCACAGAATATCGTCTGCCATGTCGATTGACCTTGTTAGTCAACAAGATGTCCGCAGATAA
- the LOC141679999 gene encoding uncharacterized protein LOC141679999, translating to MKFGIIPVDDDDDVEMMFGIIVSNGPPFFVEIYLQKNSICPLIETSTRVVETSSRVSERSGSRGFDCQTTSSMYVGGDTVSSRSLDAYDVVDSALITREETLEPMELREGIIFDSKKVLMHTVRDFHIRNHQEIKVVRSSDVYWIVVCKNKDSGCEWSLKARLRKSLGKFQIMETSGPHTCLRTTVTQDHPNLTSYDILELVKDQIVVNPMVKEKVLMATVKSIFGYQSGRKKIRDAKKLTMEKEHGSWEGSYEDLPFLMEAFQCFNVGTKVDWFFKEDETEDLNEYIMSYLEHEVTFKRLFWAFKPCIDGFEHCMPVIHIDGTYLYGPYSGVLLSAVAVDGFSHILPFAFAIVEFENVSSWGWFMDRLRKFVAGRRHGICAISDRHAGIIAAMQQIGWCEPLDHHRFCIRHLAANFCTAHRRKGLKNRLVELASQVQEKKFEFLWEQLLIVEPRTAEWFEDKPLSKWSSAYDGGKRYGMMTTNHAKSWNNVILDARKLPISSLVRALFLKTVEYFDERRLEIATELSKGRLFTNHASKRLSRSIMRARGHSVKVYDRNSLLFEVVTRKVDQKGGISIPLRFPSTCFLWEMTNVSYSMFLCYSMLRAFEIES from the exons ATGAAATTTGGTATTATTCCggttgatgatgatgatgatgttgagATGATGTTTGGAATTATTGTTTCGAATGGACCTCCTTTCTTTGTTGaaatttatttacaaaaaaattcAATTTGTCCATTAATTGAAACAAGTACGAGAGTTGTGGAAACTAGTTCGAGAGTTTCCGAGAGGAGTGGTAGTAGGGGTTTTGATTGTCAAACTACTAGTAGTATGTATGTTGGTGGTGATACGGTTAGTAGTAGAAGTTTGGATGCTTATGATGTTGTTGATTCGGCTTTGATTACACGGGAGGAGACATTGGAGCCAATGGAGTTGAGGGAGGGGATAATATTTGACTCAAAAAAAGTGTTGATGCATACGGTTAGAGACTTTCATATCCGGAATCATCAAGAGATTAAGGTGGTTAGATCAAGTGATGTGTATTGGATTGTTGTTTGTAAGAATAAGGATAGTGGTTGTGAATGGAGTTTAAAAGCTAGGTTGCGAAAATCACTTGGAAAATTTCAAATTATGGAAACTTCGGGACCACACACATGTTTGCGCACCACCGTTACTCAAGACCATCCTAATTTGACGTCTTATGATATTCTTGAACTAGTTAAGGATCAAATCGTTGTGAATCCCATGGTTAAGGAAAAAGTTTTGATGGCCACGGTGAAAAGCATTTTTGGTTACCAATCGGGAAGAAAGAAGATTAGAGATGCGAAAAAGCTAACAATGGAAAAAGAACATGGTTCTTGGGAAGGTTCATATGAGGATCTCCCCTTTTTGATGGAAGCGTTCCAATGTTTTAATGTGGGAACCAAGGTTGATTGGTTTTTTAAGGAGGATGAGACGGAAGATC TTAACGAGTATATTATGTCTTATTTGGAACATGAAGTGACATTCAAGAGACTGTTCTGGGCTTTTAAACCATGCATTGATGGATTTGAGCATTGTATGCCTGTCATACATATAGATGGGACTTACCTATACGGTCCATATTCAGGTGTACTATTGAGTGCTGTTGCAGTGGATGGGTTTAGTCATATTCTTCCATTTGCATTTGCTATTGTCGAATTTGAGAATGTTTCCAGTTGGGGGTGGTTCATGGATAGATTGAGGAAGTTTGTGGCAGGTAGGAGACATGGTATTTGTGCCATTTCTGATAGACATGCTGGTATTATTGCTGCTATGCAACAGATAGGATGGTGCGAGCCTCTTGACCATCATAGGTTTTGCATTAGACACTTGGCTGCAAATTTTTGTACTGCACATAGGAGAAAGGGTTTGAAAAATAGGTTAGTTGAGTTGGCTTCTCAGGTGCAAGAGAAGAAGTTTGAATTTTTATGGGAACAATTGTTGATTGTGGAGCCTAGGACGGCAGAATGGTTTGAGGATAAACCATTAAGTAAATGGTCTTCAGCATATGATGGAGGGAAACGTTATGGCATGATGACCACTAACCATGCGAAAAGTTGGAACAACGTGATCCTTGATGCTAGAAAACTCCCGATTAGTTCATTGGTTAGAGCATTATTTTTGAAGACGGTTGAGTATTTTGATGAAAGGCGTTTGGAAATTGCAACTGAATTATCTAAAGGTCGATTGTTTACTAATCATGCAAGCAAGAGGTTGAGTCGGTCCATTATGCGTGCTAGGGGTCATAGTGTTAAAGTTTATGATCGAAATTCATTGTTGTTTGAAGTAGTAACTAGAAAGGTTGACCAAAAGGGGGGAATAAGCATACCGTTACGATTCCCGAGTACTTGTTTCTTGTGGGAAATGACAAACGTATCGTATTCCATGTTCTTATGTTATAGCATGTTGCGCGCATTTGAAATTGAGTCATGA
- the LOC141678006 gene encoding protease Do-like 10, mitochondrial isoform X1: MVLLKCIVNRTVRKLQLSSLNLSRRGRLHCHRSLTSCDNNYYIESVNKLLVCNRTTSRTLCSSTSSSSIANEKISVAAAAAAAAAAAASSVVVDTDVYSAVELALDSVVKIFTVSSTPNYSLPWQNKSQRESTGSGFVIYGNRILTNAHVVADHTFVLVRKHGSPTKHRATVHAIGHECDLAILVVQNHDFWDGMNSLNLGDVPFLQEGVSVVGYPQGGDNISVTKGVVSRVEPTQYVHGATQLLAIQIDAAINPGNSGGPAIMGKKVAGVAFQNLSGAENIGYIIPIPIVKHFLAGVEESGNYVGFCSLGLSCQPTENVQLREYFRMRPDMTGVLVSKINPLSDAHKILKKDDIVLAFDSIPIANDGTVHFRNRERITFDHLVSMKKPNETAAVKVLRNGEEHELTITLRPLGSLVPVHQFDKLPTYFIFGGLVFIPLTQPYLHEYGEDWYNTSPRRLCERALRELPKKTGEQLVILSQVLMDDINAGYERLAELQVKKVNGIEIENLAQLCRLVGECKEENIRFDLDDDRVIVLNYDRAEVATSQILKRHRISSAMSIDLVSQQDVRR, encoded by the exons ATGGTGCTACTTAAATGTATTGTTAACCGCACTGTTCGCAAGCTTCAATTGTCATCGTTAAATCTGAGTCGTCGGGGTCGTCTTCATTGTCATCGTTCCTTAACAAGCTGTGATAATAATTACTACATTGAATCTGTAAACAAATTGTTGGTTTGTAATAGAACAACAAGTCGAACGCTATGTAGTAGTACTAGTAGTAGTAGTATTGCAAATGAGAAGATAAGTGTAGCAGCAGCCGCAGCCGCAGCCGCAGCAGCAGCAGCTAGTAGTGTTGTAGTTGACACTGATGTGTATTCTGCTGTAGAGCTTGCGCTTGATTCTGTTGTTAAGATTTTTACTGTTTCCAGCACTCCTAATTATTCTCTTCCCTGGCAGAATAAGTCTCAGCGAGAGTCTACCGGTTCTG GGTTTGTTATATATGGCAACCGCATTCTTACCAATGCTCACGTTGTGGCTGATCATACTTTTGTACTTGTGAGAAAGCACGGTTCTCCTACAAAGCATAGAGCCACTGTCCATGCCATCGGCCATGAATGTGACCTGGCTATTCTGGTTGTTCAAAATCATGACTTTTGGGACGGAATGAATTCATTGAATCTTGGTGATGTTCCATTTTTGCAAGAAGGTGTTTCTGTCGTTGGTTACCCTCAAG GTGGAGACAATATCTCTGTTACAAAAGGGGTTGTTTCCAGAGTTGAACCTACACAATATGTGCATGGCGCTACTCAACTCCTTGCAATACAGATTGATGCCGCTATCAACCCAGGAAATAGTGGAGGCCCAGCAATCATGGGCAAGAAGGTTGCTGGTGTAGCTTTTCAAAACCTTTCTGGTGCAGAGAACATAGG TTATATAATACCAATCCCTATCGTCAAACATTTCTTGGCCGGTGTGGAAGAAAGCGGAAATTATGTCGGATTCTGTTCTTTGGGTTTGTCATGCCAGCCTACTGAAAATGTTCAACTTCGTGAATACTTCCGAATGCGTCCCGACATGACTGGGGTGCTTGTTAGTAAAATCAACCCACTATCTGATGcacataagatattaaaaaaggATGACATTGTGCTTGCTTTTGATAGTATACCCATAGCAAATGATGGAACAG TTCATTTTCGTAACAGAGAGCGGATAACCTTTGATCATCTGGTTTCAATGAAGAAACCCAATGAAACTGCTGCAGTTAAAGTATTAAGGAACGGTGAAGAGCATGAATTAACCATTACCCTCCGTCCA TTAGGTTCGCTTGTTCCCGTTCATCAATTTGATAAGCTTCCTACTTATTTCATCTTTGGAGGTCTAGTATTTATTCCATTGACCCAACCATACCTTCATGAATATGGAGAAGACTGGTACAATACTTCCCCTCGTCGACTATGTGAACGAGCACTCAGGGAACTTCCTAAGAAAACCGGGGAACAGCTTGTTATTCTATCACAG GTGCTAATGGATGATATTAATGCGGGTTACGAGCGTCTAGCTGAATTACAG GTGAAAAAAGTTAATGGGATTGAAATTGAGAATTTGGCACAGTTATGCCGGCTTGTTGGTGAATGCAAGGAAGAGAATATAAGATTTGATCTGGATGATGACAGGGTTATTGTTTTAAATTATGATCGAGCGGAAGTAGCCACTTCTCAAATCTTGAAACGGCACAGAATATCGTCTGCCATGTCGATTGACCTTGTTAGTCAACAAGATGTCCGCAGATAA